From Cyprinus carpio isolate SPL01 chromosome A7, ASM1834038v1, whole genome shotgun sequence, a single genomic window includes:
- the LOC109087395 gene encoding ataxin-1-like produces the protein MKPVHERNQECLPPKKRDLPVNNNNTSTNNNSSSSVSGGVGGSGSIGSAGGEDAPSSQSSGASGEGSGEWVRAQPSVHYGVDGGEGLVGLPVDQFSMLYKVALPAGTYSTTSLHPVLSHISPAYTVPSLQHASVPYPPLGYAPMQFVSSPYPTAVPYPMPPGFVPSPLMPPQSTISQPHSVSHLVPYPSVIQEGVGSSQQQVSTHAYTKMGVPLVLPSNQTATQAQLGTIGMLPAGELSPRAVYFHPAVRGVQLQRDLHSSSMEQEREVNGGDREHGGRESHQDAVYSTRSAQLLQASAPEPQQDKSFKSRRPEGRMSPGQRSTPDTDLEVQQVVGRLASPVHGTSRKEAAHVPLNLSQSSQRRGREIQGEVRTLYASNPAESRAHPQQFIQQGHAVVLANGQPVLVPLDYHHHQQPQQQQQQHFQSNDVATATYTKAMDAAACLPERSVVDLPPQQGQQPSQHLPAPGTFPQTPSLAPSGPSHFMKGAIIQLATGELKRVEDLQTQDFVRSAEVSGGLKIDSSMVVDIRASQQRPGLVALYFNVGEQQSKVTIDVPPEHPFFVFGQGWSSCSPERTAQLYGLTCHHLQVGDVCVSVTLQQQAASQQKPPQQVQARTPTKVNSTSGAPPQPMGPPAPQHTPRPQSQLKSERIHRERDRDKEEPMQVGGLRHTDVPPRPNRTSAEHTRSQSNYYLHTEGHAPPGAAAGASSVAASQRRWSAPGFQRYSIKNEEGGSLASAATSGSSRLSFIPQEVKLSIEGRSNAGK, from the exons ATGAAGCCAGTCCACGAGCGCAACCAGGAGTGCCTCCCTCCCAAGAAGCGGGACctgcctgttaacaacaacaacacctctACCAACAACAATAGCAGCAGTAGCGTCAGCGGCGGAGTGGGAGGCAGCGGCAGCATTGGGAGTGCAGGAGGAGAGGACGCCCCGTCTTCACAAAGCTCTGGAGCGAGCGGAGAAGGTAGTGGCGAGTGGGTGCGAGCCCAGCCGAGCGTGCATTATGGGGTGGATGGTGGCGAGGGTCTTGTTGGACTTCCTGTGGATCAGTTTAGCATGCTTTATAAAGTAGCTCTGCCCGCTGGCACCTACTCAACCACCAGTCTGCACCCCGTTCTCAGCCACATTTCTCCTGCCTACACCGTTCCCTCCCTCCAGCACGCGAGCGTTCCCTACCCTCCGCTCGGCTATGCCCCTATGCAGTTTGTTAGCTCTCCGTACCCGACTGCGGTTCCCTACCCCATGCCTCCAGGATTCGTTCCCAGCCCTTTGATGCCACCTCAGTCCACTATTTCCCAGCCACACTCCGTTTCCCACCTGGTTCCGTATCCATCAGTCATTCAGGAAGGAGTTGGCTCTTCGCAGCAGCAGGTCTCGACCCACGCGTACACCAAAATGGGAGTTCCTCTGGTGCTCCCTTCTAATCAAACAGCAACACAAGCGCAGCTTGGGACTATAGGGATGCTGCCTGCTGGGGAGCTCAGCCCAAGAGCCGTGTACTTCCACCCTGCCGTCAGGGGCGTCCAACTGCAAAGAGATCTGCACAGCAGCTCCATGGAGCAGGAGAGGGAGGTGAATGGCGGGGACAGAGAGCACGGAGGCAGGGAGAGCCATCAAGATGCAGTTTATTCGACCAGAAGTGCACAACTGCTGCAGGCATCTGCACCCGAGCCCCAGCAAGACAAGAGCTTTAAAAGCCGCAGGCCGGAGGGCAGAATGTCACCAGGACAGAGGAGCACACCAGACACTGATCTTGAG GTACAGCAGGTGGTCGGACGACTTGCCTCTCCTGTCCATGGCACGAGTCGCAAGGAAGCAGCACATGTCCCTCTGAACCTGTCTCAAAGCTCTCAGAGGAGGGGTCGAGAGATTCAGGGCGAAGTCAGAACACTTTATGCATCAAATCCTGCTGAATCTAGAGCACATCCACAGCAGTTCATTCAACAAGGACATGCTGTTGTCTTGGCCAATGGGCAGCCTGTTCTCGTTCCTCTGGACTACCATCACCACCAAcagccgcagcagcagcagcagcagcatttcCAATCCAACGATGTGGCTACCGCTACATATACAAAAGCCATGGATGCAGCAGCGTGTCTCCCAGAGAGGTCAGTGGTGGACCTGCCTCCCCAACAGGGGCAGCAGCCGTCCCAGCATCTTCCAGCTCCTGGTACTTTCCCACAGACTCCTTCGCTAGCACCCTCCGGCCCGTCGCACTTCATGAAGGGCGCCATCATACAGTTGGCAACCGGAGAGCTCAAGCGCGTAGAAGATCTGCAGACTCAGGACTTTGTGCGAAGTGCAGAAGTAAGTGGTGGGCTGAAGATCGACTCAAGCATGGTGGTGGACATCCGTGCTAGTCAACAGCGACCCGGTCTAGTGGCGCTGTATTTCAATGTAGGGGAGCAGCAGAGCAAAGTGACTATAGATGTTCCCCCCGAACACCCCTTTTTCGTTTTCGGACAGGGCTGGTCGTCCTGTAGCCCTGAGCGGACTGCCCAACTGTACGGTCTCACTTGCCACCACCTGCAAGTGGGCGATGTCTGTGTATCCGTGACACTGCAGCAGCAAGCTGCGTCGCAGCAGAAACCGCCGCAGCAAGTGCAGGCCCGGACTCCAACCAAAGTCAACTCCACGTCAGGAGCCCCACCTCAGCCCATGGGCCCCCCTGCGCCCCAACACACTCCTCGGCCACAAAGCCAATTAAAATCTGAGCGCATCCACCGAGAGAGGGACCGGGACAAGGAAGAGCCCATGCAGGTCGGGGGTTTGCGACACACCGACGTACCCCCAAGACCGAACAGGACTTCAGCAGAGCACACTCGGAGCCAGAGCAACTACTATTTGCACACTGAGGGTCATGCTCCACCGGGAGCCGCAGCGGGAGCCTCCTCCGTAGCGGCGTCCCAGAGGCGCTGGTCTGCCCCTGGCTTCCAAAGATACAGCATCAAGAACGAGGAGGGAGGGAGTTTAGCATCAGCTGCCACCTCTGGCTCCTCTCGGCTGTCGTTTATCCCTCAGGAGGTCAAGCTTTCCATCGAGGGTCGCTCGAACGCCGGGAAGTAG
- the elp5 gene encoding elongator complex protein 5 → MLLDVMQAGGGFILLEDSVQCSARGLLRCFIHAALKRGEDVHVLGFESPETQVCAGLDSSSVQRLHFHKGFPDPLGWTCRSSFTVERFTSQHITQLIKDTQHAQASVLVVDSLSMVLRHHDPVVFCQTLQELRKGGVIKTIIGLLHSDLHQQGIVGIVCHLADTVISVAPADNERLSVAKTTRRTKSGKVMQEEEYFSVSEDAALSVQAKPRQPGHVQRERDVSEADPTSNLTFNLRLSEDERKAKEKVALPFVFSQQKKSALLRPTPGSGRIVYEPDANDDFDEEDPDDDLDV, encoded by the exons ATGCTGCTGGATGTGATGCAGGCTGGAGGAGGATTCATACTCCTGGAAG ATAGCGTGCAGTGCTCCGCGCGAGGACTCCTCAGGTGTTTCATTCATGCAGCGCTGAAGAG GGGCGAGGACGTCCATGTGCTGGGGTTTGAGAGTCCTGAAACACAAGTGTGTGCTGGTTTGGACAGCAGCAGCGTGCAGAG GCTTCATTTTCATAAGGGCTTCCCCGATCCTCTCGGCTGGACGTGCAGGTCGTCTTTCACGGTCGAGCGCTTCACTTCTCAACACATAACTCAGCTCATCAAAGACACGCAGCATGCCCAAGCATCAGTGCTCGTTGTTGACTCTCTCTCGATGGTTTTGAGACATCATGACCCCGTCGTCTTCTGTCAGACACTTCAAGAGCTCAGGAAAG GAGGAGTTATTAAAACTATCATCGGTCTCCTGCATTCAGACTTGCATCAGCAAGGCATTGTGGGTATTGTGTGCCACTTGGCCGATACTGTTATCTCTGTGGCACCTGCAGACAATGAACGCCTTTCTGTGGCAAAGACCACGAGACGCACAAAGTCAGGCAAAGTCATGCAAGAG GAAGAGTATTTCAGTGTGTCCGAGGACGCGGCTCTTTCAGTGCAGGCCAAACCACGTCAGCCTGGACATGTGCAGAGAGAGCGAGACGTGTCTGAG GCTGATCCCACATCAAACCTGACGTTCAATCTGCGTCTGTCTGAGGACGAGAGGAAAGCCAAGGAGAAAGTGGCACTGCCGTTTGTATTTAGCCAACAAAA AAAGTCCGCTCTTCTGCGGCCGACTCCTGGCTCCGGGAGGATCGTGTACGAGCCTGACGCCAACGACGACTTTGACGAGGAGGATCCAGATGATGATCTCGATGTGTGA
- the LOC109087393 gene encoding CTD nuclear envelope phosphatase 1A-like isoform X2, with protein sequence MVDMLKTRQCLLGVRAFLGVTSRIWSFFLYILRKHIRTIIQYQTVRYDILPLSPLSRNRLNTVKRKILVLDLDETLIHSHHDGVLRPTVRPGTPPDFILKVVIDKHPVRFFVHKRPHVDFFLEVVSQWYELVVFTASMEIYGSAVADKLDNNKGFLKRRYYRQHCTLDSDNAIPIKSWFSDPSDTALLNLLPMLDALRFTADVRSVLSRNLHQHRLW encoded by the exons ATGGTTGACATGCTGAAGACCCGCCAGTGTCTGCTCGGTGTGCGCGCTTTCCTCGGCGTGACCTCCAGAATATGGAGCTTCTTCTTGTACATCCTCAGGAAGCACATACGAACG ATAATCCAGTATCAAACCGTGCGCTATGACATCTTACCATTGTCACCCCTTTCCAGAAACAGACTCA ACACCGTGAAGCGAAAGATCTTAGTTTTAGATCTGGACGAGACGTTGATCCACTCGCATCACGATGGCGTTCTCAGACCGACAGTGCGGCCAGGAACACCGCCAGACTTCATCCTCAAA GTGGTAATAGACAAACACCCGGTCAGATTCTTTGTGCATAAAAGGCCGCATGTGGACTTCTTCCTGGAGGTGGTCAGTCAGTGGTACGAGTTAGTAGTGTTCACTGCTAGTATGGAGATCTACGGATCCGCAGTAGCTGATAAACTGGATAACAACAAGGGATTCCTGAAAAGAAGATACTACAGACAG CACTGTACGCTGGATTCAG ATAATGCAATACCTATAAAGTCATGGTTTAGTGACCCCAGTGACACAGCACTTCTTAACCTGCTGCCCATGCTGGATGCACTACG ATTCACGGCAGACGTACGGTCCGTCCTGAGCAGAAATCTCCACCAGCATCGACTCTGGTGA
- the LOC109087393 gene encoding CTD nuclear envelope phosphatase 1A-like isoform X1 translates to MVDMLKTRQCLLGVRAFLGVTSRIWSFFLYILRKHIRTIIQYQTVRYDILPLSPLSRNRLNTVKRKILVLDLDETLIHSHHDGVLRPTVRPGTPPDFILKVVIDKHPVRFFVHKRPHVDFFLEVVSQWYELVVFTASMEIYGSAVADKLDNNKGFLKRRYYRQHCTLDSGSYIKDLSVVHEDLSSVVILDNSPGAYRSHPDNAIPIKSWFSDPSDTALLNLLPMLDALRFTADVRSVLSRNLHQHRLW, encoded by the exons ATGGTTGACATGCTGAAGACCCGCCAGTGTCTGCTCGGTGTGCGCGCTTTCCTCGGCGTGACCTCCAGAATATGGAGCTTCTTCTTGTACATCCTCAGGAAGCACATACGAACG ATAATCCAGTATCAAACCGTGCGCTATGACATCTTACCATTGTCACCCCTTTCCAGAAACAGACTCA ACACCGTGAAGCGAAAGATCTTAGTTTTAGATCTGGACGAGACGTTGATCCACTCGCATCACGATGGCGTTCTCAGACCGACAGTGCGGCCAGGAACACCGCCAGACTTCATCCTCAAA GTGGTAATAGACAAACACCCGGTCAGATTCTTTGTGCATAAAAGGCCGCATGTGGACTTCTTCCTGGAGGTGGTCAGTCAGTGGTACGAGTTAGTAGTGTTCACTGCTAGTATGGAGATCTACGGATCCGCAGTAGCTGATAAACTGGATAACAACAAGGGATTCCTGAAAAGAAGATACTACAGACAG CACTGTACGCTGGATTCAGGTAGTTATATTAAAGACCTGTCCGTCGTACATGAAGACTTATCAAGTGTAGTCATTCTAGACAACTCGCCGGGAGCATATCGCAGTCATCCAG ATAATGCAATACCTATAAAGTCATGGTTTAGTGACCCCAGTGACACAGCACTTCTTAACCTGCTGCCCATGCTGGATGCACTACG ATTCACGGCAGACGTACGGTCCGTCCTGAGCAGAAATCTCCACCAGCATCGACTCTGGTGA
- the LOC109087391 gene encoding gamma-aminobutyric acid receptor-associated protein, translating into MKFQYKEEHPFEKRRSEGEKIRKKYPDRVPVIVEKAPKARIGDLDKKKYLVPSDLTVGQFYFLIRKRIHLRAEDALFFFVNNVIPPTSATMGQLYQEHHEEDFFLYIAYSDESVYGE; encoded by the exons ATGAAGTTTCAATACAAAGAGGAGCATCCTTTTGAGAAGAGGCGATCAGAGGGAGAGAAAATCAGGAAGAAATACCCAGACAGGGTTCCT GTCATTGTGGAAAAAGCTCCAAAAGCCAGAATAGGTGACCTAGACAAGAAGAAATACCTGGTCCCCTCCGACCTGACGG tgggcCAGTTTTACTTTCTCATCCGAAAGCGAATCCACCTGAGAGCCGAGGACGCTCTCTTCTTCTTCGTAAACAACGTCATTCCCCCGACCTCCGCCACCATGGGCCAGCTGTACcag gAACATCACGAAGAAGATTTCTTCCTTTACATCGCCTACAGTGACGAGAGTGTGTATGGAGAATAG